The genomic segment ACTGGCAAACCTAAAGTGATTATTGCTAAAACCCAAATGGGCTTTGGTGTTAATTCCATTCAAGGCGATTACCGTTGGCACGGTAAAGCCCCAACCCCGCAGGATGCAGAGAAATTTTTGGAAGAATTAGAAAAATATTACCACGAGCTAATCCATGGGTGAGTATATAAATAAAGGTGATAAAGCTACCCGCCTGGGATTTGGTGAAGGAGTTGCCGAAGCCGGTGAGGAATACCCCAACCTGGTTGTGCTTGGGGCCGATATCACCTCCTCGGTTGGATTGAATCTTTTTGCCGAACGGTACCCGAAGAGGTTCTTCTCCTTTGGTATTGCTGAACAAAATATAGCCGCTGTTGCGGCTGGTTTAGCATTAACCAATAAGATTCCTGTCTTTTCTACATACGGTGTTTTTGCAGCATTCCGTGCTGCCGATCAAGTTAGAATTTCAATTTGCTACAATAACGTTAAAGTAATAATTGGTGGCGCCCATGCGGGTATCTCAGTTGGCCCCGATGGTGCAACACACCAAGCCCTTGAGGATATTGCAGTTATCCGTTCGCTCCCAAATATCACACTAATTTCACCAGCCGATGCCAACCAGGCAAAGGCTGCCACCCTCGCCGCCATCAGGCAGGTTGAAGGGCCGGTTTACATCCGTTTCGGACGCGAACCAGTGCCCAATTTTACCGAGCCCAATCAGGTGTTTGAAGTTGGTAAGGGACAAGTCCTAAAAGCAGGAACCGATGTTGCAATTGTAGCCACCGGTCACATGGTGTGGGAGGCGCTTGAGGCATCAAAGCATCTTGCCAAGCAGGGAGTTAATGCCATGGTGGTAAACATTCATACCATCAAACCTATTGATAAGCAGCTACTGGTTGATGTTGCTAAAGCAACAAAGCATGTTGTAACAGTTGAGGAGCATCAGGTTCATGGAGGACTTGGCAGCGCAGTGGCTGAAGTACTTTCGCAGGAATACCCTGTCCCCATGAAGATTATTGGCATGCCCGATTGTTTTGGCGAATCGGGAACACCAGCTGAGTTGTTGCAGAAGTACGGTCTAAATGCCAATTCAATTGCCCAGCATGTTTTTCAGTTTGTAAATCGATTTAAACAATAAAACTTCAGGTAGATTTTATCTACCTTTTTTAATTGAATAATTTAGGAAGATATGAGCGAGCAGATTAAACACGAATGCGGGATTGCACTGATTAGGTTGCTTAAACCATTGGAGTACTACCAGCTTAAGTATGGTACCTGGCGATACGGACTTCACAAGCTTTACCTGCTTATGGAAAAGCAACATAACCGTGGGCAGGACGGCGCAGGGTTAACCACCATCAAGTTTGACCTTGCCCCGGGCAAAAAGTATATCGATAGGGAACGCTCAAACTCTTCAACTCCCATCAAGGATATTTTTGATGCTGTTAACAAAGGGATCAATAAGTACTCATCCAAACCCGAATTACTAAACGATCCGGTTTTTGCCAAGGAAAATATTCCGTTTGCCGGGGAGCTATTCCTGGGACACCTGCGCTACGGAACCTTTGGCAATAATGCCATCGACTATGTTCATCCGGTAATGCGCGACAACAACTGGAAGTCGCGTACGCTTGTCCTAGCTGGTAACTTCAACATGACAAACGTGGATGAGCTTTTCAAAAAGCTCGTCGATTTAGGCCAGCATCCCCGCGACTACTCCGATACGGTTACCGTACTTGAAAAAATTGGACATTTCCTCGACGAGGAAAACCAGCAGCTTTTCCGGCAGTACAAAAACGATGGTCATCCCAACATTGAGATAAGCAAGCTAATTGCAGAAAACATAAATGTTGCAAAAATCCTTCAGGCATCCACTAAAGATTTTGACGGTGGTTATGCTATGGCTGGCCTTATAGGCCATGGCGATGCGTTTGTGGTTCGTGACCCATGGGGAATTCGTCCGGCTTTCTACTATGCCAACGATGAGATAGCTGTTGTTGCATCGGAACGCCCGGTTATTCAAACTGTGCTTAACATTTCAACCGACGATGTAAAAGAAATTAAGCCCGGTTACGCACTTATAATTAAGCGCAATGGTACAATACTACACGAGGAAATAAGAATACCCCAAACCCGAAAATCATGCTCGTTTGAACGGATCTACTTCTCACGGGGAACCGATAAGGACATTTACCAGGAACGCAAACGGTTAGGCGAATTTTTAACCCCTGCCATCCTTAAAGCCATTAACTACGACCATGAGAATACTGTTTTTTCCTATATCCCCAATACTGCCGAAACGGCTTTCCTTGGGATGGTAAAGGGCGTAGAAGACTATATAAAGAACGAAAAGAAACGCAGAATTCTGGAAAAAGGGGCTAACCTCTCTGAAAAAGATATCGATGAAATAATATCTACTCGCCTAAGGGTAGAAAAAATTGCTGTAAAAGACGTGAAGCTACGCACCTTTATTGCGCAGGATAAAGGGCGCGAAGATCTGGTTGGTCACGTTTACGATATTACCTATGGAACTCTTCGTCCCGGAGTTGATAACTTAGTGGTAATTGACGATTCAATTGTTCGAGGGACAACCCTTCGGGAAAGCATTCTCCGAATACTTGATAGGCTTAACCCTGCCCGCATAATTGTTGTATCATCGTCGCCACAAATCCGCTACCCCGATTGCTACGGAATTGACATGGCTAAGCTTAGCGATTTTGTGGCCTTCCGTGCAGCTATTGAACTGCTTAAGGAAACCGGTCAAGAGGGCGTTATTAATAGCGTTTACCGCAAGTGCAAGGAGCAACAGAATCTGCCCAAGGAGCAAATAATTAACTATGTAAAGGAGATCTACCGCCCGTTTACCGATGAGCAGATTTCGCAAAAAATTGCTCAGCTTCTTACCCCAAAGGATGTAAAGGCAGAAGTAAAGATAGTTTACCAATCCATTGAAAATCTTCACAAGGCTTGTCCTAACGACCAAGGCGACTGGTACTTTACCGGCGACTACCCCACCCCTGGTGGTAACCGAGTGGTAAACAATTCGTTTATCAACTTTATTGAGGGCCGAAATCAGAGGGCGTATTGACAAGGATAAAGGATAAAGAAAAAGGATAAATAGTAGAGGTTTAACTTTCAGGGTTATTTTGAATCCTTCCCCCACCTTAAACCCAAGTGGTACTTATCCTTTAACTTCTTTATAAAGGTTGATATATGCCGCTCAACCTTATGCTGGTAAATATCAGGAATGGTTATGAGAATGGCAGTTTCCTCAACATCGCCAAAGTAAGGATTAATAACCGTACCAAACACTTTCATGGATGGGCTTAGGTTCATGTAAGAGTTGATAAGGGGTGGAATGCGCTCACCAAACTCGCGTATTTTTTTGGACAGAATCTTGTAGTCTTCTTCATAATTCTTACCAGTAAATACCTGGGCCATAGCCTGCCTGTCGATGTTTACCTCAATTGGATGAATTGGAGTTACCAGGTTCTCGGTATCCTTGAAATATTTTTCAAAAAAGTAGAGCAACATATTACGGGCTTCAACTTTGTAAGTACGATACATGGTAACCTTGCCGAAGAAATACTTAATATGTGGGTTCAGCACAATGAGCGCTCCCAGGCCATCCCAGAGGTTATCGAGCGCATATAATCCCTTTCCGCTTCGGGAAAGTGATTGGTACTTTGGCTGAACAAATGAGCGTCCCAGCTCTATCATCTGGGGCATGTACTCATTAATAAACTTATCGGAAAAGTTAAACAAATGCTTAGTCGATAGGTTTATCTCCTCACCCTTGCTTGGGTCAACGCTGTGAAAACGATACCCACCAAGTATCTCCTTTTCGTGTGGATCCCACACTATAAGCTGTTTGTAGCAATTCACACAGGTATCGTACTCATCAATATCAACCTCCTCTCCAGTGCCTCCCCCAGCCGACCTGAAAGTAAGTTCCCTAAGCCGACCAACCTCACGCATCAGGTTGGGTGCGTTATGGGCTGTAAATATGTAAAGCTCGTTGTTTGCGTTATTGGTATGCCTAACAAGTTTATCGGGGGTAAGCTCATTAAGGAGTAGTTCCCTGTCAACCGGTTCAATTATTTGCTTCATGGCGGTTAGTGGTTATTAGAGTTTTGTTTTCCTAATTCATACACTATTGCTTTCACCCATTTTGCCCATTCTGCTGGTGATTTTGAACTATCGAAAGTAGTGTATGGAATTGGCTCCCCAATTATTACAGTAATGCTTTTGCCTTTTTGCTTAAACATCTCATTAACGAGGTAAAGCATCTCAATGTTTGCTTTTATTCCCAAAAAAGTTCTCAACTTTGCTAAATTGTAAAAGAAGTTGGAGTTCCTGCCGCTAAAGAATACTGGTACAATGTCGCGCTTATGCTGAATTGCTTTAACAATAAAGCTTTTTTTCCACTCCAAATCCTCAATTCGGCCATGCTGCTTGCGTGAGCAAAGGCCTGCCGGAAAGTACAGCACCTGTGCATCAGAAGCAAAAGTAGCATCCATTAGCTTTACATTTTGGGAACTTTGTGCACCATGCTTGTTAATGGGAATGAATATGTTATGTAATTGAGTGATATGCATTAGCAAATCGTTCACAGGAAATTTTACCTCAGGATATCGTTTACCTAACAGGTGAATCAGAATCATTCCGTCCAAACCGCCTAGCGGATGGTTCGAGGCAAACAGGTACCTACCATCGGGCTTAAGATTCTCTATTCCTTTTACCGAATAGGTAACCTGCATAACTTTAAGCGCTTCCTCAATAAAATCAACCCCTTGCTTATGCCCGTGCTTTTGAAGCACCTCATTAATCTCGTCCTGATGTATGATTCGCTTTAGGTATCGAACAATAAAACGAGGCAATGCCCTTTGAAGCCGTGGACTTTTTGAGGCAATTACTTTATCGATATCGATTAGGTTTTGCTGCACTTCGTAATAAATTTAAGTGCAAATATAATAAAACCCAAGGATGATTATTCTTACATTCTTACTGATACTTCAATCTATCGAATTGAAATCCAAAAGGACGCAATACCGTTAAGCATCATCTGTACACCAATGGTAGCAACAATTAGCCCGAATATTCGCACAAGTGGGCCCATCAGGTTGAACCGGTTAAGGGCCTTTCCAATTGGCCTTGAGTAATACATGAAAAGGTAGTTTACCCCCAAGGCTACCGCCATTGACACAATGGTATTGGTATGACCGTAGTG from the Tenuifilum sp. 4138str genome contains:
- a CDS encoding GNAT family N-acetyltransferase, which encodes MKQIIEPVDRELLLNELTPDKLVRHTNNANNELYIFTAHNAPNLMREVGRLRELTFRSAGGGTGEEVDIDEYDTCVNCYKQLIVWDPHEKEILGGYRFHSVDPSKGEEINLSTKHLFNFSDKFINEYMPQMIELGRSFVQPKYQSLSRSGKGLYALDNLWDGLGALIVLNPHIKYFFGKVTMYRTYKVEARNMLLYFFEKYFKDTENLVTPIHPIEVNIDRQAMAQVFTGKNYEEDYKILSKKIREFGERIPPLINSYMNLSPSMKVFGTVINPYFGDVEETAILITIPDIYQHKVERHISTFIKKLKDKYHLGLRWGKDSK
- a CDS encoding amidophosphoribosyltransferase, whose amino-acid sequence is MSEQIKHECGIALIRLLKPLEYYQLKYGTWRYGLHKLYLLMEKQHNRGQDGAGLTTIKFDLAPGKKYIDRERSNSSTPIKDIFDAVNKGINKYSSKPELLNDPVFAKENIPFAGELFLGHLRYGTFGNNAIDYVHPVMRDNNWKSRTLVLAGNFNMTNVDELFKKLVDLGQHPRDYSDTVTVLEKIGHFLDEENQQLFRQYKNDGHPNIEISKLIAENINVAKILQASTKDFDGGYAMAGLIGHGDAFVVRDPWGIRPAFYYANDEIAVVASERPVIQTVLNISTDDVKEIKPGYALIIKRNGTILHEEIRIPQTRKSCSFERIYFSRGTDKDIYQERKRLGEFLTPAILKAINYDHENTVFSYIPNTAETAFLGMVKGVEDYIKNEKKRRILEKGANLSEKDIDEIISTRLRVEKIAVKDVKLRTFIAQDKGREDLVGHVYDITYGTLRPGVDNLVVIDDSIVRGTTLRESILRILDRLNPARIIVVSSSPQIRYPDCYGIDMAKLSDFVAFRAAIELLKETGQEGVINSVYRKCKEQQNLPKEQIINYVKEIYRPFTDEQISQKIAQLLTPKDVKAEVKIVYQSIENLHKACPNDQGDWYFTGDYPTPGGNRVVNNSFINFIEGRNQRAY
- a CDS encoding 1-acyl-sn-glycerol-3-phosphate acyltransferase, encoding MQQNLIDIDKVIASKSPRLQRALPRFIVRYLKRIIHQDEINEVLQKHGHKQGVDFIEEALKVMQVTYSVKGIENLKPDGRYLFASNHPLGGLDGMILIHLLGKRYPEVKFPVNDLLMHITQLHNIFIPINKHGAQSSQNVKLMDATFASDAQVLYFPAGLCSRKQHGRIEDLEWKKSFIVKAIQHKRDIVPVFFSGRNSNFFYNLAKLRTFLGIKANIEMLYLVNEMFKQKGKSITVIIGEPIPYTTFDSSKSPAEWAKWVKAIVYELGKQNSNNH
- a CDS encoding transketolase family protein yields the protein MGEYINKGDKATRLGFGEGVAEAGEEYPNLVVLGADITSSVGLNLFAERYPKRFFSFGIAEQNIAAVAAGLALTNKIPVFSTYGVFAAFRAADQVRISICYNNVKVIIGGAHAGISVGPDGATHQALEDIAVIRSLPNITLISPADANQAKAATLAAIRQVEGPVYIRFGREPVPNFTEPNQVFEVGKGQVLKAGTDVAIVATGHMVWEALEASKHLAKQGVNAMVVNIHTIKPIDKQLLVDVAKATKHVVTVEEHQVHGGLGSAVAEVLSQEYPVPMKIIGMPDCFGESGTPAELLQKYGLNANSIAQHVFQFVNRFKQ